A region from the Salvia splendens isolate huo1 chromosome 15, SspV2, whole genome shotgun sequence genome encodes:
- the LOC121767327 gene encoding protein DETOXIFICATION 30-like has product MADGGVVQLLFSGEQNSPLLASNGDDIEPINGVVDFGREFLIESKRLWCLAAPAMFTYFCQYGLITVTQIFAGHLGTVHLAAVSVENSIISGFPFALIYGMSSALETYCGQAYGANQYEMLGIYMQRTWLILNAVALAFLPLFLFATPVLRLLGQTPAVSREAGRFAVWMNPEHFAYAMTYPSTKFLQAQSKVVVLAAIATAALCLHASLTWLLVSTLGWGLVGAAVALDASWWFIAVAQFAFVVAGSCGEAWSGLSWRAFHDLWKFVKVSLASAMMTCMEIWYSFALTLFAGYLEDAEISIDAFSICMNVLGWSSMVATGLTIATSVRVSNELGRGQPGRSRLAVVVGGVSSLLTGLLFTIILVASRKQYPAIFSSNEQVQKVVEELTPLLGISIVFSNVQYTLQGVAIGAGWQVRVAYLSVGCYFLLGVPFGTLMAYKFEMGLKGLWCGMVIGLCMQTGLLLWIICIANWNKECLKAGERLKQWSVERRGKETS; this is encoded by the exons atggcagACGGTGGGGTGGTGCAGCTGCTTTTCTCCGGTGAGCAGAACTCCCCGCTGCTAGCGAGCAACGGCGACGACATTGAGCCCATCAATGGTGTGGTAGATTTTGGGAGAgaattcttgattgaatcaaagAGGCTATGGTGCCTTGCTGCTCCGGCGATGTTCACCTACTTCTGCCAGTATGGCCTCATCACCGTCACTCAAATCTTCGCCGGCCACCTCGGCACCGTCCACCTCGCCGCCGTCTCCGTCGAGAACTCCATCATCTCAGGGTTCCCCTTTGCCTTGATT TATGGAATGTCAAGTGCACTAGAGACATATTGTGGGCAAGCCTATGGAGCCAACCAATACGAAATGCTTGGAATCTATATGCAACGAACATGGCTGATCCTCAACGCCGTGGCCCTCGCAttcctccctctcttcctcttcGCCACCCCGGTCCTCCGGCTCCTCGGCCAGACCCCGGCCGTGTCAAGGGAGGCCGGGAGGTTCGCGGTGTGGATGAACCCCGAGCACTTCGCCTACGCCATGACCTACCCCTCCACCAAGTTCCTGCAGGCTCAGAGCAAGGTCGTGGTGCTCGCGGCCATAGCCACAGCCGCCCTCTGCCTCCACGCCTCCCTCACCTGGCTCCTCGTCTCCACCCTCGGCTGGGGCCTCGTGGGGGCGGCCGTGGCCCTGGACGCGTCGTGGTGGTTCATTGCCGTGGCGCAGTTCGCCTTCGTCGTCGCTGGGAGCTGCGGCGAGGCTTGGAGTGGGCTGTCGTGGAGGGCGTTTCATGATTTGTGGAAGTTTGTTAAGGTGTCTCTTGCCTCGGCAATGATGACGTG CATGGAAATATGGTATTCGTTTGCTCTCACTCTATTTGCTGGATACTTAGAAGATGCTGAGATTTCAATAGATGCCTTCTCAATATG CATGAACGTGCTTGGTTGGTCCAGCATGGTGGCAACTGGACTCACCATCGCCACAAG CGTGAGGGTGTCGAATGAGCTAGGCCGTGGCCAGCCCGGGAGGTCAAGGTTGGCAGTGGTCGTGGGCGGGGTGTCTTCTCTACTAACAGGGCTGCTCTTCACCATCATCCTAGTAGCCTCTAGGAAGCAGTATCCTGCTATTTTCTCGAGCAACGAGCAAGTTCAGAAGGTCGTGGAAGAGCTAACGCCGTTGCTAGGGATAAGCATTGTCTTCTCGAATGTTCAATACACTCTACAAG GAGTGGCTATCGGGGCGGGGTGGCAGGTTCGGGTTGCTTACTTGAGCGTTGGATGCTACTTCCTGTTAGGTGTCCCCTTTGGAACACTAATGGCATACAAGTTTGAAATGGGACTCAAG GGGCTTTGGTGTGGGATGGTGATTGGTTTGTGTATGCAAACTGGGCTATTGCTTTGGATTATTTGCATTGCAAACTGGAACAAAGAG TGCTTGAAGGCTGGAGAAAGGCTGAAACAGTGGAGTGTGGAAAGAAGAGGCAAAGAGACAAGTTAG